A window of the Candidatus Rokuibacteriota bacterium genome harbors these coding sequences:
- a CDS encoding transposase, which translates to EGLNSKIQTIKKMAYGFRNPEHFKTAIYFHCGGLDLYPATHGIPG; encoded by the coding sequence GAGGGCCTCAACTCCAAGATCCAGACGATCAAGAAGATGGCCTATGGCTTCCGCAACCCGGAGCACTTCAAGACGGCCATCTACTTCCACTGTGGCGGCCTCGATCTCTACCCCGCGACCCACGGAATTCCCGGATGA